In a genomic window of Bacillota bacterium:
- a CDS encoding DUF3006 domain-containing protein — MYIIDRFEGDWAVIEGPENIMLNLPREILPKGAKPGDVLSIIVTIDEAATKER, encoded by the coding sequence ATGTATATCATCGATCGGTTCGAGGGCGATTGGGCAGTTATTGAGGGACCAGAGAACATAATGCTTAACCTCCCGCGGGAGATCCTTCCCAAAGGGGCCAAACCCGGTGATGTTTTATCTATCATCGTCACGATTGATGAGGCGGCGACAAAGGAGAGG